The DNA region TCTCCAAGGCCGGGTCCATCGAGACGGGCCGCGCCTACGACATCGACATCAAGGTGCGCGGCCGCCAGGTGACCCTCCTCCTCGACGGCCAGGAGTGGGGCAGCTTCACCGACGACAAGCCGGCCGAGCCGTTCCGGCAGGTGGTCACCAAGGACAAGAAGACCGGTGACCTGATCGTCAAGGTCGTCAACGCCCAGGCGGCGGACGCCCGTACGGCGATCGACCTGGGCGGTGCGAAGGTCCGCTCGAAGGCCGCGGTGACCACGCTGGCCGCCGCGCCCGACGCCGTGAACACCGAGACGGACACGGCCGTCGCACCGGTCGCCTCCACGTTCTCCGGGGTGGCCGACAGGTTCACGTACACCTTCCCGGCGAACTCGGTGACGTTCCTGCGGATCAAGAAGGGATGACCTGGCGGGCGGCCCGGGCCCCGAACGGGCCTGGGCCGCCCGTACGTCCTGTGCACCCGGGCAGGGATCTCGGCCGTGACCGGGTGAGCACCCCGACGCCGGAGTCGCCGCGCCGCCGGAACCGGGCGCTTCCCCCGGCGGGAGACGCTCAGTTCCCGGCGCGCTCCGGCGCGGTGGCCGGAGATCGCAGGGCGAGTAGGTGGCCGTTGAAGATGCCGACGTAGATCATGCCGTCCACGACCGTCGGCGAGCCCACCCGGTGACCTGCTGGGAACTTCCCGCGCAACGCGCCGGTGGCCGCGTCCACGGTGTACAGGTGGTGGTCCCAGGAGCCGAAGTGGATCAGCCCGTCGGCCACCGCCGCCGAGGACGCCACCGCCCCGTCGGCGGCGAACCGCCAACGCGGCTCGCCGGTGGCGGCATCCACCGCGTAGTGATGGCTGTCCCAACTGCCGCAGTGCACAAGGCCGTCGGCGACCGCGGGGGAGGCGGTCACATAGTGGCCGGTGCGGCACTCCCACTTCCGCCGCCCGTCGTGGGCGTCCACCGCGTACAGGCTGCTTCCGCTGCTCAGGAAGACGGTCCCCCCGGACACCGCCGGCATCGATGCCTCGTTCCACTCGCGGCCGGTGGTGAACCGCCAGCGCCTCTCCCCGGTGGCCGCGTCCACTGCATGGAGCCCCTTGTTGCCACGCTCCCCGCCGACGTGTGCGTACACCACGCCGTCGGCCACGGCCGGGCATCCGAGCACCTCGCCGCCGGTCAGCTCCCATCGCTGCTCCCCGGTGGTGGCGTCGAGGGCCCGCAGACCGTTCCCGTTGCCGATGTACACCACCCCGTCGGCCACGGCGGCACGCGAACTCACGGGCGCACCGGTAGCGGCCTTCCAGAGCTGCCGTCCGGTGACTGCGTCCAGCGCGTACGTGTGGCCCGTCGCGTCGTCGCTGCCGAAGTGGACCACCGAGTCGGCCACCACCGGCGCCAGCGGGCGGATCCGCTCATGACCGGTGACGAAGCTCCACCGCTGCTGCCCGGTGGCCGCGTCCAGGGCATACAGCTCGGGCCCGCTGCTGACGTGCACGAGGCCGTCCGCCACGGCCGGCCTCGACATCCCCCCGTGGCCGGTCACGAAGCGCCACCGTTCCCTCGACTCCAGCGACACCATCCGCCGCACCCCCGTTTCCGCCCGTCCCCGCCCCGTGGGCCCGGTCGGGGCCCACGGGCATGATCCCTCACAGGGGCCGGGTGGAGAAGAAGACGTTCAGCGACGCCCCTCTTCACACAAGCTCCAGCCGCCCGAACCGACCGAGACGCCGCGGCCCGGCCCACCCGGGGTCATGGCGCATGGGCGCACAGGTCCAGGTGTCGTCGAGGCGCCGCGTCAGGACGGGGCGAGGACGCAGAACTCGTGGCCCTCCGGGTCGGTCAGGCACGTCCACGGGACGTCGCCCTGGCCGAGGTCGAGGTCGGTGGCGCCGAGGGCCCGCAGCCGGGCCACCTCCGCCGCCTTGTCGTCACCGGGGTAAGGCAGCAGGTCGAGATGGACGCGGTCCGGCACGGTCTTCACGTCGGGCGAGCGGAGGAACTCGAGATACGGACCGACACCCTTGGCGGAACGCAACGACGCGTGATCGTCGGTCACCTCGTGCAGGTTCCAGTCCATCGCCTCGCCCCAGAACCGGGCCATGGCCCGCGGATCCACGCAGTCGACCACCACCGCGGCGATCGGCCCGGTGTCCCGGTAGATCTCCCGAGGCTCCAGCACGCAGAACTCGTTGCCCTCGGGGTCGGCGAGTACCGTCCACGGCACATCGCCCTGACCCACGTCGACAGGCGTCGCACCGAGAGCCTTCAGACGCGCGACCAACTCCGTCAGATGGGCCGCGGAGGTGGTGGCGAGATCGAGGTGCGTACGGTTCTTCGTTGCTGTCTTGGACTCCGGGACGGGAACGACGTCGATGCAGACGGCGGCCGGGTGCGGCCAGACGAGGTCGCCGTCGGGTCCGACGTAGGTGGTCACGCCGGGGCTGAACACACTCCAGCCGAGCGCCTCCGCCCAGAACCGGCCGACTGCCGAGGCGTCCAAAGCCTTCATGTTCACCTGAACAGGTCGCAGTGCCATGCCGGCGATCCTATGCACCGGCTCTGCCACGACACCCGCGGGTCCCGGACCGTCGAGACCGACTGGGCAGCCGATCCGGCGGACGAGCGGCTGACCTGGTGGGGCTGAGCGCTGGGAAGTCGCACAGCATCCCGCGCTACGAGCCGGCCATCGCCGTCACCGCATGACCCGTGGATCCAAGACCGCGCCCGCGCTGAGCGGTAGATCCTCACCCGGCATGCCCGTTACGCGTGAATGCCTCCCACCCGGCACCGCCCCACGATCATGTGTTCGCCGAGACGGGGTGACACCTGCCTCGAAAAGCTCCGAGATTGCATAAACGTGCATCGAAACGTATAGTCATGCCATCCAAGAGGAGGGTTCCATGGCGGTACGTGCGGCAGTGGCCGGAGCGAGTGGGTACGCGGGCGGGGAACTGCTGCGTCTGCTCCTGGCGCACCCCGAGGTCGAGATCGGCGCTCTGACCGGAAACTCCAACGCGGGGCAGCGGCTCGGTGCGCTGCAGCCGCATCTGCTGCCGCTGAGCGACCGCGTGCTTCAGGAGACCACACCCGAGGTCCTCACGGGACACGATGTCGTCTTCCTGGCGCTGCCCCACGGACAGTCCGCCGCCGTCGCCGAGAAACTCGGTCCGGATGTACTGGTCGTCGACATGGGGGCCGACTTCCGGTTGAAGGACGCGGCCGACTGGGAGCGGTTCTACGGCTCCGCGCACGCCGGGACCTGGCCCTACGGCCTCCCCGAACTGCCGGGTGCCCGCGCCGCGCTGGAGGGGTCCAAGCGCATCGCGGTGCCCGGTTGCTACCCGACGGCCGCCTCGCTGGCGCTCTTCCCGGCGTACGGAGCCGGTCTCGCCGAGCCCGAGGCCGTGATCGTCGCCGCCTCCGGGACCTCCGGAGCGGGCAAGGCGCCCAAGGCGCACCTGCTGGGCAGCGAGGTCATGGGGTCCATGTCCCCGTACGGCGTGGGCGGCGTCCACCGGCACACCCCCGAGATGATCCAGAACCTCGGCGCGGCCGCCGGTGAGCCCGTCACCGTCTCCTTCACCCCGACCCTCGCCCCGATGCCCCGCGGCATCCTCGCCACGTGCACGGCGAAGGCCCGCGAGGGCGTCACGGCCGAGTCCGTACGGGCCGCGTACGAGAAGGCCTACGCCGACGAACCGTTCGTGCATCTGCTGCCCGAGGGCCAGTGGCCCGCGACCGCGTCCGTCTACGGTTCCAACGCCGTTCAGGTGCAGGTCGCGTTCGACGCGGCCGCGCACCGGATCATCGCGATCAGCGCCATCGACAACCTCACCAAGGGCACCGCGGGCGGTGCCGTACAGAGCATGAACATCGCCCTCGGGCTCGACGAGGCCACCGGCCTTTCCACGATCGGAGTCGCACCGTGAGTGTCACGGCAGCCAAGGGCTTCACCGCCTCCGGCATCGCAGCAGGCATCAAGGAGAACGGCAACCCGGACCTCGCCCTCGTGGTCAACAACGGGCCCAGACTGGCCGCGGCGGGCGTCTTCACCTCCAACCGTGTGAAGGCCGCGCCGGTGCTCTGGTCCGAGCAGGTTCTGAAGGGCGGCGAGTTGACCGCCGTCGTCCTCAACTCGGGTGGCGCCAACGCCTGTACGGGCCCGAAGGGTTTCCAGGACACCCACGCCACCGCGGAGAAGGTGGCCGAGTCCCTCAACATCGCCGGGCTGGACGAGACGGGCGGTCACGCCGCAGGCATGATCGCCGTCTGCTCCACGGGCCTCATCGGCCTGCTTCTGCCGATGGACAAGCTTCTGCCGGGTGTCGACAAGGCAGTCGCCCAACTCAGCCCGCACGGCGGCGAGAAGGCCGCCATCGCCATCAAGACCACCGACAGCGTCCACAAGACCTCCGTGGTCACCGGGGACGGCTGGACCGTCGGCGGCATGGCCAAGGGCGCGGGCATGCTCGCCCCCGGCCTCGCCACGATGCTGGTCGTCCTCACCACGGACGCCGACGTCGAGAGCGGCGTACTGGACAGGGCCCTGCGCGCCGCCACCCGCACGACCTTCGACCGGGTCGACTCCGACGGCTGCATGTCGACCAACGACACCGTGCTGCTGCTCGCCTCCGGAGCCTCCCAGGTCACCCCGGACGACGCGGAGTTCGCCGAGGCCGTACGGAAGGTCTGTGACGATCTCGGTCAGCAGCTCATCCGGGACGCCGAGGGCGCCAGCAAGGACATCAAGGTCGAGGTGGTCAACGCGGCGAGCGAGGACGACGCCGTCGAGGTGGGCCGCTCCATCGCCCGCAACAACCTCCTCAAGTGCGCGATCCACGGCGAGGACCCCAACTGGGGCCGTGTCCTGTCCGCCATCGGCACGACCCGAGCCGCCTTTGAACCCGACCGGCTGAACGTCGCCATCAACGGTGTCTGGGTCTGCAAGAACGGCGGCGTCGGCGAGGACCGCGACAAGGTCGACATGCGCTACCGCGAGGTCCACATCGTCGCCGACCTCGCAGCGGGCACCGAGACCGCCACGATCTGGACCAACGACCTCACCGCCGACTACGTCCACGAGAACAGCGCGTACTCCTCATGAACGCCACCCGCAAACACACCGCACTGCCCAAGGCGCAGATCCTCATCGAGGCGCTGCCCTGGCTGACGCGGCACAACGGCAGGACGGTCGTCATCAAGTTCGGCGGCAACGCCATGATCGACGAGGACCTGAAGGCCGCGTTCGCACAGGACGTCGTGTTCCTGCGCCAGGCCGGGCTCAAGCCCGTCGTCGTGCACGGCGGCGGCCCGCAGATCAGCGCGGCCCTGGACCGGCACGGCATCGTCAGCGAGTTCAAGGCGGGCCTCAGGGTCACCACCGAGGACGCCATGGACGTCGTACGGATGGTCCTCGCCGGGCAGGTCCAGCGCGAGCTGGTCGGGCTGCTCAACCAACACGGGCCGCTCGCCGTCGGGTTGACCGGCGAGGACGCGCACACCATCACCGCCACCAGGCACCAGCCCGAGATCGACGGGGAGTTGGTCGACATCGGGCGGGTGGGCGAGATCACCGCGATCGACACGGGCGCGATCGAGGCACTGCTCGCCGACGGCCGGATCCCGGTCGTCTCGTCGATCGCCCGTAGCCAGGACGACGGACATGTCTACAACGTCAATGCTGATACGGCGGCTGCGGCACTCGCTGCGGCGCTGGGTGCCGAAACACTGATGGTCCTCACGGACGTCGAGGGACTCTACGAGGACTGGCCGAACTCCGACGAGGTCATCAGCCGGCTCACCGCGAGGGAGCTGGAGAAGCTGCTGCCCGAACTGGCCAGCGGCATGGTGCCGAAGATGGAGGGCTGTCTGCACGCCGTCCGCAACGGCGTGAACACCGCCCGGGTGATCGACGGCCGGGTCCAGCACTCGATCCTGCTGGAGATCTTCACCGACGAGGGCATCGGCACGATGGTCGTGCCGGACGCGGAAGAGCCGCGCAAGCAAGAGCCGAACACGCACGAGGGGGAAGCCGTATGACCGCCAACGAACAGCTCACCCAGCGATGGCAGGGCGCGCTGATGGACAACTACGGCACCCCGCGGCTGCCCCTCGTCCGGGGCGCGGGCACCAAGCTGTGGGACGCCGACGGCAAGGAGTACCTGGACTTCGTCGGCGGGATCGCGGTCAACGCGCTCGGCCACGCCCACCCGGCGATCGTCGAGGCCGTCAGCCGGCAGATCGCCTCCCTCGGCCATGTCTCCAACCTCTTCGTCGCCGAGCCGCCCGTCACGCTCGCCGAACGGCTGCTCCAGCTCTTCGGACGGGACGGCCGGGTCTACTTCTGCAACTCGGGGGCCGAGGCCAACGAGGGCGCCTTCAAGATCGGCCGGCTCACCGGCCGCGGGCACATGGTCGCCACCGACGGCGGCTTCCACGGCCGGACCATGGGCGCGCTCGCGCTCACCGGCCAGCCGGGCAAGCGGGAGCCGTTCCTGCCGCTGCCGGGCGACGTCACGCATGTGCCGTACGGGGACCCGCAGGCGCTCGCCGCCGCCGTCACCGAGGACACCGCGCTGGTCGTCATCGAGCCGGTCCAGGGCGAGAACGGCGTGATCGTGCCGCCGCCCGGTTACCTCAAGGCCGCCCGCGCCATCACCGCCGCCACCGGCACGCTCCTCGTCCTCGACGAGGTGCAGACGGGTGTCGGCCGGACGGGGCACTGGTTCGAGTACCAGGCCCACGAGGGTGTCCTGCCGGACATCGTCACGCTCGCCAAGGGACTCGGCGGCGGGCTTCCGCTCGGCGCGACCGTCGCCTTCGGCCGGGCCGCGCAGCTGCTGAAGCCCGGTCACCACGGCACGACCTTCGGCGGCAACCCGGTCGCCTGCGCCGCCGGACTCGCCGTCCTCGACACGATCGAGGCGGAGGGGCTGCTGGAGAACGTGAAGCGGACGAGCGAGAAGCTGCGGGACGGAATCGAGTCCCTCGGCCATCCGCTGATCGACCATGTCCGGGGCGCGGGCCTCCTCCTGGGTATCGTGCTCACCGAGCCGCTCGCGCCCCGCGCGCAGCAGACGGCTCAGGACGCCGGTCTCCTGGTGAACGCGCCCGCCCCCGATGTCGTACGGCTGATGCCGCCGCTGAACGTGAGCGACGACGAGGTGGACGCGTTCCTGCGGGCCCTGCCCGGCGTCCTCGACCAGGCCCGAGACGCCGACGGGGACGGAGCATCCTGAGGAATGGGACGACGACGATGAGTCAGGCGCAGGACCACGAGCACGCGGGGCCCGCGGTCCCGCAGACCCGCACCGCACGCCACCGCCGGATCGTGGACATCCTCAACCGGCAACCGGTGCGCTCCCAGAGCCAGTTGGCCAAGCTTCTTGCCGACGACGGGCTGAACGTCACTCAGGCGACGCTCTCCCGGGACCTGGACGAGCTGAACGCGGTGAAGATCCGCAACAACGACGGCGATCTGATCTACGCGGTGCCGAGCGAGGGGGGTTTCCGTACCCCGCGCGCGCCGCTGGGGGAGTCGGCGAAGGAGGAGCGGATGCGGAGGCTGTCCTCGGAGCTGTTGATCTCCGCGGAGGCTTCGGCGAACCTCGTGGTTCTGCGGACCCCTCCGGGGGCTGCGCAGTTTCTTGCCTCGGCGATCGACCAGGCCGAGTTGCACGACATTCTCGGGACGATCGCCGGGGACGACACGTTGCTGTTGATCAGTCGGAACCCCACGGGTGGGCAGGCGTTGGCCGATCACTTGCTGCGGTTGGCTCAGAACCATCATTGAGGGTTCTGGATCGGGTGCGGGTGCGCTGTGGCTGGTCGCGCAGTTCCCCGCGCCCCTGAAGACCCCGCCGCTCGCGCGCCTGAAGGGGTGAGTCCTTCTCAGCCCAGCCTGTTGGCCAGGCCCCCCGTGCATCTGACCTCGTCGCCCGCTGTGATCAGCAGGGCCTCGACGTCCGGCAGGGACTCCAGCCAGGTCAGGGCCTGGCGGGAGCCCATCGCGAAGGCCGCTGTCGCCCAGGCGTCGGCCCAGGTGATGCGGGGGCCGACGACGGTCACGGCGACCAGGTCGGTGACCGCGGAGCGGCCGGTGCGCGGGTCCACGATGTGGGTGCCGCGCTCGGCGGAGCCGGAGGTGGCCACGGCCAGCTCGTCGACCCCGGCCGCCGAGACCACGGCGGCCAGCCCGCCGGGCCGCAGCGGGTCGGAGACGCCTACCCGCCAGGGCCGGTGCGGCCCCGGCACGCCGTACATCTGCACGTCGCCGCCGCCGTTCACGCTGACGCCGCTCGCCCCGGCCGCGACGAGATGCCGGGCCACGCGCTCGACGGCCCAGCCCTTCACCATGCCGGTCGGGTCGATGAGACCCGCGTATCTCGTACTGAACCAGCCGTCGCTCAACCGCTCGGCCTCGGCGCACAGTTCGAGCACCTCGGCGACCTCCGGGTCGCAATTCTCGACGGTCAGTTCGCCGCGCGCCAGCCGGGAGATCTGGCTGTCCTCGCGGTAGGTGCTGAACACCTCGTCCACCGCGTGGAGTTGGGCCACGGCCTCCGCCAACGCGGCCTGTACGGCCTCGGGTTCACCGCCCCGTACGTCGAAGGAGAAGACCGTGCCCATCACCTCCTCCGCGTGACGCACCGCGACGGGCGCCTCGGCGGGTTCGGCCAGATCGGCCGGCTCGGTCGGTTCAGCCACCGGCCTGGTCCAGGGCCGACTGCAGGGACTCCTTGTAGCCGCCGCTGGTGTACGTGGCGCCGGACACGGCGTCGATGTCGGCGCTGCCCGCCGCGACCGCGGCCTGGTTGAGCTTGGGCACCGCGTCACCGCTGATCTGGGTGCTGCGTCCGCCGCTGGGCGACTGCACCGCCTCGGACTTGGTGATCTTCCCGCCGGTGACGGTGATCCGGACCTGCACGGGGCCGTAGTCGGTCTCGACGGCCGTGCCCGTGAGGGTCTTGGCCTGGGCGGCACCCCCTCCGGTGGAGCCGCTCGCGTCGGCCGAGCCGCCTCCGCCGCCCGAGCCGCCGCCGGTCGCCGAGGACGCGCCGGCCTTGTCGAGGGCCGACTGCAGGGACTTCTTGTAGCCGCCGCTCGTGTAGGTGGCACCCGAGACCGCGTCGATGTCGGCGCTGCCCGTCTGGATCGCCGCCTGGTTGAGCTTGGGCACCGAGTTGGTGCTGACCTCGGTACTGCGCCCGCCGCTGGGTGCCTGGACGGCGGCGGCCGAGGTGATCTTCCCGCCGCTCATGGTGACCCGGACCTGGACATTGCCGTACTCGGTCTTGACGACGTCACCGGTGAGGGTCTGGTCACCTCCGTTGCCCGCCTGTACGCCTCCGGAGCCCTGGGGCGCGACCGACTGCTGCCCTTGTGGCGTGCCCTCGGCCGACGCGGCCGCCGGGTCCGAGGAGGGCTTCAGCGTCAGCAGAAGGACGATCCCGGACACCGTGGCGGCACCGGCCAGCACGATTCGTCGCAGGGGGTGGCTCTTCTTCATCGGTGCGGACTCCCGTTCGTCACAGCTCGAAGGACTCGTGGTGGATGCGGCGGGCCGGCACGCCCGCGCCGCGCAGTGCGGTGTACGCGCCCTCGGCGAAGCCGGGAGGCCCGCACAGGAACACGTCGTGCTCGTCGATGTCGGGCAGCTTCCGGCGCAGCGTCTCCGGGTTGATGTCCGGGCGCTCCCCGTCGGGGCTGTTCACCGCGTACATCAGGCGGGCGCCGCGCTCGTCGGCGATCGCCGACAACTCGTCCCACAGCGCCAGGTCCTGCGTGCTGTTGGCCCGGTACAGCAGGGTGAGGTCGCCACGCTCGGCCGGCAGTGTCTCGAACAGCGCCCGCATCGGGGTGATCCCCACTCCGCCGGCCATCAGCAGCACCTTGCCGCGGCTGCGCCGGGACGCGGTCATCGCGCCGTACGGGCCCTCGGCCCACACCCGCGTGCCCCGCTTCAGTCCCTTCAGCGCGGTGCTGTGGTCGCCGAGCGCCTTGACCGTGATCCTGAGCAGACCGGGCCTGGGCGCCGCCGACAGCGAGTACGGGTGCGAACTGAGCCGCATGCCCGGTGCCAGGAACCGCCAGCGGAAGAACTGCCCGGGCTCGGCACCGATGCGGTGCAGCCGCTTCCCGCTGATCAGGACGGAGACGATGCCGGGCGCCTCCTCGACGACCTCCTCGACCCGCATGCGATGCCGCAGGTTCAGCCGGATCGGCGTGATCACCCGGTACCAGAGCACCAGCGCGGTCACGGTCCCGTACAGCGCGTACCAGGCCGTCGTGGCGGCCGGCTCGACCGCGAAGTCGTTGCCGGTGGACAGCTGGTGCCAGAACGACAGGTACACGGCCGCGTAGGTGAGCAGGTGGATGTGGTACCAGGTGTCGTACGGGATCCGCTTGCGCAGTCCGCCGACGGAGATCAGGCCGATGAACAGCAGCAGACCCGTGCCGATGGCCGCCTTGCCCATGTCGGGCAGGGTTGTGACCGACTCGATGGTCTGGTCGACGACCCCCGTGTTCGCCTGCAGGGCGTAGCCGTACATCGTCAGCCCGATGTGGGCGAGCGTGAGGCAGAGCGTGTAGCGGCCGCTCATGGCGTGCCAGCGAGCGACCCGGTCGGAGCCGACCCGGCGTTCCAGCGCAGGCACCCGGGCCATCTGCAGGACCACGAGAGCCATCAGATACCCGGCGAGCAGACCGGTGATCCGGCCCGCGTTCAGGATCCGGCCCTTGTCGTCCGCGATGGACGGGGTGTTGCTCCACCACAGCCAGATCACGCCCGCCGCACCCGCCCAGACGGCGATCAGCAACGGGATGGCGGGGGAGCGGCGAGGGCGAATGCGGCGCATCGTCTGGCGCCGCGCCGCGCGGCCGCCGGCGATCGTGCTCACGGTTCCTCCGTGGGGGACGCTGGGAAGGGGAGTGGCCCCTTGGCCCAGTGGTACGTCCCGGGACGGCGGAGTGTTCAACAGCCCGCGGAGCAAGCCGTGAACTGGTGCGACTCGCGGTAACCCGAGGTGGCGCGGGTCTCCTCGGCCGACGGCCGCGCGGACGTCGGTGCGGAGGTCAGTAGCGGACGATCGAGGTGGGCCCGCCGTCCGTCCCGATGGCGATGTGCGGGCTGCGCGCCGGATCGGCCCAGGTCAGGATGCGTCGCATCGCGTCGTGGGACACGGAGACACAACCGGCCGTCGCTCCACTTCCGTTGACGTGCAGGAAGATCCCCGCGCCGCGTCCCCGCACCGGCCGCTCGTAGTTGAATCCGATGACGAGCGCGTACGCGTACTGCGTCCTGTACGTGATCAGGTGCTCGGACTCGGCGGCACGGCAGTCGGCGGGGCGTGGCTCGGTCCAGCGGTTGTAGGAGCGGGAGGCGGTGTCCTGGCACCACCAGGAGTTCTGCCTCACAGGGCGGTACTTCGTGGTCGTCCCCTCGGGCGCTGGCTCGATGCCGAAGGCGTACGGCAGGTCGTACAGGCCCGTGGGGGTGGTGTCGGTGCCCTGCTTGCGGGAGTTGCCCTCGACG from Streptomyces sp. NBC_00258 includes:
- a CDS encoding outer membrane protein assembly factor BamB family protein, encoding MVSLESRERWRFVTGHGGMSRPAVADGLVHVSSGPELYALDAATGQQRWSFVTGHERIRPLAPVVADSVVHFGSDDATGHTYALDAVTGRQLWKAATGAPVSSRAAVADGVVYIGNGNGLRALDATTGEQRWELTGGEVLGCPAVADGVVYAHVGGERGNKGLHAVDAATGERRWRFTTGREWNEASMPAVSGGTVFLSSGSSLYAVDAHDGRRKWECRTGHYVTASPAVADGLVHCGSWDSHHYAVDAATGEPRWRFAADGAVASSAAVADGLIHFGSWDHHLYTVDAATGALRGKFPAGHRVGSPTVVDGMIYVGIFNGHLLALRSPATAPERAGN
- a CDS encoding VOC family protein; translation: MALRPVQVNMKALDASAVGRFWAEALGWSVFSPGVTTYVGPDGDLVWPHPAAVCIDVVPVPESKTATKNRTHLDLATTSAAHLTELVARLKALGATPVDVGQGDVPWTVLADPEGNEFCVLEPREIYRDTGPIAAVVVDCVDPRAMARFWGEAMDWNLHEVTDDHASLRSAKGVGPYLEFLRSPDVKTVPDRVHLDLLPYPGDDKAAEVARLRALGATDLDLGQGDVPWTCLTDPEGHEFCVLAPS
- the argC gene encoding N-acetyl-gamma-glutamyl-phosphate reductase — protein: MAVRAAVAGASGYAGGELLRLLLAHPEVEIGALTGNSNAGQRLGALQPHLLPLSDRVLQETTPEVLTGHDVVFLALPHGQSAAVAEKLGPDVLVVDMGADFRLKDAADWERFYGSAHAGTWPYGLPELPGARAALEGSKRIAVPGCYPTAASLALFPAYGAGLAEPEAVIVAASGTSGAGKAPKAHLLGSEVMGSMSPYGVGGVHRHTPEMIQNLGAAAGEPVTVSFTPTLAPMPRGILATCTAKAREGVTAESVRAAYEKAYADEPFVHLLPEGQWPATASVYGSNAVQVQVAFDAAAHRIIAISAIDNLTKGTAGGAVQSMNIALGLDEATGLSTIGVAP
- the argJ gene encoding bifunctional glutamate N-acetyltransferase/amino-acid acetyltransferase ArgJ; the protein is MSVTAAKGFTASGIAAGIKENGNPDLALVVNNGPRLAAAGVFTSNRVKAAPVLWSEQVLKGGELTAVVLNSGGANACTGPKGFQDTHATAEKVAESLNIAGLDETGGHAAGMIAVCSTGLIGLLLPMDKLLPGVDKAVAQLSPHGGEKAAIAIKTTDSVHKTSVVTGDGWTVGGMAKGAGMLAPGLATMLVVLTTDADVESGVLDRALRAATRTTFDRVDSDGCMSTNDTVLLLASGASQVTPDDAEFAEAVRKVCDDLGQQLIRDAEGASKDIKVEVVNAASEDDAVEVGRSIARNNLLKCAIHGEDPNWGRVLSAIGTTRAAFEPDRLNVAINGVWVCKNGGVGEDRDKVDMRYREVHIVADLAAGTETATIWTNDLTADYVHENSAYSS
- the argB gene encoding acetylglutamate kinase; the encoded protein is MNATRKHTALPKAQILIEALPWLTRHNGRTVVIKFGGNAMIDEDLKAAFAQDVVFLRQAGLKPVVVHGGGPQISAALDRHGIVSEFKAGLRVTTEDAMDVVRMVLAGQVQRELVGLLNQHGPLAVGLTGEDAHTITATRHQPEIDGELVDIGRVGEITAIDTGAIEALLADGRIPVVSSIARSQDDGHVYNVNADTAAAALAAALGAETLMVLTDVEGLYEDWPNSDEVISRLTARELEKLLPELASGMVPKMEGCLHAVRNGVNTARVIDGRVQHSILLEIFTDEGIGTMVVPDAEEPRKQEPNTHEGEAV
- a CDS encoding acetylornithine transaminase, producing MTANEQLTQRWQGALMDNYGTPRLPLVRGAGTKLWDADGKEYLDFVGGIAVNALGHAHPAIVEAVSRQIASLGHVSNLFVAEPPVTLAERLLQLFGRDGRVYFCNSGAEANEGAFKIGRLTGRGHMVATDGGFHGRTMGALALTGQPGKREPFLPLPGDVTHVPYGDPQALAAAVTEDTALVVIEPVQGENGVIVPPPGYLKAARAITAATGTLLVLDEVQTGVGRTGHWFEYQAHEGVLPDIVTLAKGLGGGLPLGATVAFGRAAQLLKPGHHGTTFGGNPVACAAGLAVLDTIEAEGLLENVKRTSEKLRDGIESLGHPLIDHVRGAGLLLGIVLTEPLAPRAQQTAQDAGLLVNAPAPDVVRLMPPLNVSDDEVDAFLRALPGVLDQARDADGDGAS
- a CDS encoding arginine repressor; translated protein: MSQAQDHEHAGPAVPQTRTARHRRIVDILNRQPVRSQSQLAKLLADDGLNVTQATLSRDLDELNAVKIRNNDGDLIYAVPSEGGFRTPRAPLGESAKEERMRRLSSELLISAEASANLVVLRTPPGAAQFLASAIDQAELHDILGTIAGDDTLLLISRNPTGGQALADHLLRLAQNHH
- a CDS encoding FAD:protein FMN transferase; amino-acid sequence: MAEPAEAPVAVRHAEEVMGTVFSFDVRGGEPEAVQAALAEAVAQLHAVDEVFSTYREDSQISRLARGELTVENCDPEVAEVLELCAEAERLSDGWFSTRYAGLIDPTGMVKGWAVERVARHLVAAGASGVSVNGGGDVQMYGVPGPHRPWRVGVSDPLRPGGLAAVVSAAGVDELAVATSGSAERGTHIVDPRTGRSAVTDLVAVTVVGPRITWADAWATAAFAMGSRQALTWLESLPDVEALLITAGDEVRCTGGLANRLG
- a CDS encoding FMN-binding protein; this translates as MKKSHPLRRIVLAGAATVSGIVLLLTLKPSSDPAAASAEGTPQGQQSVAPQGSGGVQAGNGGDQTLTGDVVKTEYGNVQVRVTMSGGKITSAAAVQAPSGGRSTEVSTNSVPKLNQAAIQTGSADIDAVSGATYTSGGYKKSLQSALDKAGASSATGGGSGGGGGSADASGSTGGGAAQAKTLTGTAVETDYGPVQVRITVTGGKITKSEAVQSPSGGRSTQISGDAVPKLNQAAVAAGSADIDAVSGATYTSGGYKESLQSALDQAGG
- a CDS encoding ferredoxin reductase family protein, whose amino-acid sequence is MRRIRPRRSPAIPLLIAVWAGAAGVIWLWWSNTPSIADDKGRILNAGRITGLLAGYLMALVVLQMARVPALERRVGSDRVARWHAMSGRYTLCLTLAHIGLTMYGYALQANTGVVDQTIESVTTLPDMGKAAIGTGLLLFIGLISVGGLRKRIPYDTWYHIHLLTYAAVYLSFWHQLSTGNDFAVEPAATTAWYALYGTVTALVLWYRVITPIRLNLRHRMRVEEVVEEAPGIVSVLISGKRLHRIGAEPGQFFRWRFLAPGMRLSSHPYSLSAAPRPGLLRITVKALGDHSTALKGLKRGTRVWAEGPYGAMTASRRSRGKVLLMAGGVGITPMRALFETLPAERGDLTLLYRANSTQDLALWDELSAIADERGARLMYAVNSPDGERPDINPETLRRKLPDIDEHDVFLCGPPGFAEGAYTALRGAGVPARRIHHESFEL
- a CDS encoding L,D-transpeptidase family protein encodes the protein MRPGAAVLLVSASLLTLALAPSGPPPLPERMADTGGGSQLITAQASRTSSTTGTVTWWNRRNGHWVKAGSVPARFGAKGLVEGNSRKQGTDTTPTGLYDLPYAFGIEPAPEGTTTKYRPVRQNSWWCQDTASRSYNRWTEPRPADCRAAESEHLITYRTQYAYALVIGFNYERPVRGRGAGIFLHVNGSGATAGCVSVSHDAMRRILTWADPARSPHIAIGTDGGPTSIVRY